DNA from Shumkonia mesophila:
TTTCCGGCACCCCGCCGGCGCGGCCCCATTGAGGCAGGCGCCATGGCCGCACGGTGGACCGGCGCATTGCTCGTTATGCTCTCCCTCCTCGGAACGGCTGCGGCCGAGGAAACGGTCCGCTTTCCTTCCCTCGACGCCGATCTCACCGGCGGCGCGCCAACCGAGCTTTCGGCCGTGCTGTTCCGCCCGGCCGGCGCCGGTCCCTTTCCGGCGGTCGTCATGCTGCACGGCTGCGGCGGCATGTGGACATCCAGCGGAAAACTCGGGACCCGCGACCGCGACTGGGCCGATCGTCTGGCCGCCGCCGACTTCACCGCCCTGCTGGTCGACAGCCTGACGCCGCGCGGGCTGGGTTCGCTGTGCAGAATGAAGGAACGCCCGATCTCGCCCAGCCGCGAGCGGGCCCGCGACGCCCACGGTGCCCTGGCTTGGCTGGCCCAGCAAAGCTGGGCGCGGGCTGACAGGATCGCCGTGATCGGCTGGTCGAACGGCGGCAGCACGGTGCTATCCACCGTGGACCGGGCCGCCCCAGGACGGCCGATGAAATCCGGTCCCGATTTCCGCCTCGCCGTCGCCTTCTATCCGGGGTGCAGCACGTCGGCCCGATCAAGCCGCTGGCGGAACCGCCTGCCGCTCACCGTGCTGATCGGCGAAGCCGACGATTGGACGCCCGCCGCCCCCTGCCGCGATTTGGCCGCC
Protein-coding regions in this window:
- a CDS encoding dienelactone hydrolase family protein, translated to MAARWTGALLVMLSLLGTAAAEETVRFPSLDADLTGGAPTELSAVLFRPAGAGPFPAVVMLHGCGGMWTSSGKLGTRDRDWADRLAAADFTALLVDSLTPRGLGSLCRMKERPISPSRERARDAHGALAWLAQQSWARADRIAVIGWSNGGSTVLSTVDRAAPGRPMKSGPDFRLAVAFYPGCSTSARSSRWRNRLPLTVLIGEADDWTPAAPCRDLAARAAKRAKPGNALLDLVVYPGAYHDFDHPKLTLRLHAGLSATADGSGNAHTGTDPAARADAIARVMALLAPLKTE